In the genome of Terriglobia bacterium, one region contains:
- a CDS encoding phage holin family protein — MLRLLIHWILSALALIIVAHVVPGFYMRGFGTALWAAVIIGLINATLGALLKLITLPLTVLTLGIFWLVINALMLWLATAFVPGFHISGFVAAFVGAIVLMLVNLLFRALLPKRERT, encoded by the coding sequence TCCTGAGCGCCCTGGCGCTGATCATCGTTGCGCACGTGGTCCCCGGCTTCTACATGCGCGGATTCGGCACGGCGTTGTGGGCCGCCGTCATCATCGGCCTGATCAACGCCACGCTCGGCGCGCTGCTCAAGCTGATCACGCTTCCACTGACAGTCCTAACCCTCGGTATTTTCTGGCTGGTAATCAACGCCCTGATGCTGTGGCTTGCCACGGCCTTCGTGCCCGGCTTTCACATCAGCGGCTTCGTCGCGGCCTTCGTCGGCGCCATCGTGCTCATGCTGGTGAACCTGCTCTTCCGCGCGCTACTGCCCAAGCGCGAACGCACCTAA